Genomic DNA from Frondihabitans sp. PAMC 28766:
ATCCCCGCCAGGTGGCCCGCCGACTTCGCGGCGTCGATCGCGCTGCCGCCACCGAGGCCGATGATCACGTCGACGCCGTCGGCCTGGATCTTCTCGACGAGCGAGTCGACGGCGGCGGGGGTGGCGAACCGGCCGAAGCCGACGCGTTCGAACGAGATGCCGTTGTCGCCGAAGTCGGTGGTGATCTGGTCGCCGACCACGCCCCAGACGAAGTCGTCGGCGACGAGGAGGGCGGTGGTGCCGATCTGCTTGACGTAACCGCCGAGGTGCGTCATTGCGCCTTTGCCCTGCACGTAGCGGCCGGGGCTGATCACTGTTCTGATGGGTGTACTCATCACCCGACTGTATTCGCGTGCATGGAATGTCGAGGAGGTGCTTCTCGGATGTCGAGAGACTTCATCGGAATGCCCCCACCTCTTTCCAGCAGGCTGCCGCTATTCTCGCGGGACACATGTCCGACAGCCCTCTTGCCGCCACCCCCTACGAGATCCTCGGGGTCAGCGCCACCGCCAGCCACGACGAGCTCCGCCGTGCCTACCGGCGACTCGCGCGCGAGACCCACCCCGACCTCGGCGGCACCCCCGAGCGGTTCCGTCAGGTACAGCTCGCCTGGGAGCGCATCGGCACCCCTGCAGACCGCTCCCGCTATGACGGCGGGGCGCGCTCGCAGGCCTCAGGATCCAGCGCCTCCGGCTCCGCAGACCGCGCGGCGTCAGGCCACGCCTGGGCTCCGACCCCGCCGAGAGCCCGCCCCGAGTCGAAGCCGCGCGCCCGCGCCTACGGCCACCCCGGTGGTCAAGAGCGCGTGCTGTTCCTCGACCTGATCCGCGAGTGGGTCGGCCGGGGCGAGGAGGTCGACGACCTCTACGAGCCGAGCCTCGTGCGGTCGGCGCCACCGGAGATCCGTCGGATCCTGGCCAAGGCCGTCGCCGAGGAGTCGACCGTGAAGATCGTGTCGGAGCTCGGCATCGCCTACACGATCTGGAGCAACGTCGCCTCGGGCCGCGAACCCGAGCTCGACCACATCGTGCTCGGCCCGGCCGGCCTCTACGCGATCAACTCCGAAGACTGGGGTGCGCCCGTCCGCCTCGTGAAGGGCGAGGTGGTCGGGGAGGGACTTCGCGACGGCGAGCAGCCGGCGCGCACTCTCGCGCGGAGCGCCCGCGCCTTCCAGAAGATCAGCCGCGTGCCGTTCACCGCCGAGCTCATGGTCGTGCCCGACGACGCCCTCGACGAGGCCGTGGTGCCGATCGGCCGGGGGCACCGCAACTCCGCGTTCGTCGTGCGGCGCTCCGTGCTCGCGCACGTGCTGCGCGGCGGCCTCAACGGGGGAGGGCAGACGGCGTCGGTCGACGTCTTCGAGATCCGCGCCCGAATCCAGCAGACCGCCTCATTCGTCTGAGCGACGCGTTACGTCGTGAGGTAAGCGACAGGGCTGCCGCCGGGTAGCGCGGCAGCCGGCGCGAAGGCGACCTCGACGCCGGTCTGCAGAGCGGCTCGCACCAGCGCCGACGCGGTGGCAGCGGCCGTGACGACGGGTGTCGCATCCCGAGGCTCGGCGTTCGTGCCGCTGAGCGCCACCCAGGGCGCCCCCGCAAGGCACGAGAGCGACTGCTCGCCGAAGCCGTCGGGGTCGAGCACCAGCGTCGACATTCGGCCCGTGCGCAGAGCGGCGACCGCGGCCTGCACTCCGCTCTCAGCGAAGGGCCGATCGTCGCGCGGCGCCACGTCGCCACGGCCGGGAGTCACCGCGAGGTGCTGCAGCACCGGTACGACGTCGGCGACGAAGCCGGTGCCCTGCCGCTCGCGACCGTGGCGCGCCCCGGGCAGCACCTCGTCCAGCACGACAACGCCGTGCCGAGCCAGCAGGTACACGTTGATGCGCCCGACGGCGTCGAGGGGCCGAGCCAGCGCGTCGTCGATGGCCAGCACGTCGGCCTCGGGTGCGCCCACGGCCCACAGGCTCGATCGCAGCTTCTCGCGTCGGTCGTCGAGCCAGTGGTCGGACTTCGCCCGGTCACCCTGCACGGTCAGATAGACCCAGGTGCACAGTTCACCGCCGACCGTCGCCGACGCCAACGCGTGCTGGAGGGCGGGCGGGGCTGCGACGACGTCGTCGAGGATCATGGTGGTTCCCGTTTCAGCAGAAAGGAGGGCTCGCACATGTAAGCACCGGTGAGAGGATGGCGCAACACCGATCCAAGGAGACCGAAATGCTCACCACCGGCCACGCGTTCAGCGGGTTCAGCGTTCGAGACGTCGAGGCGTCGAAGGAGTTCTACGAGGGGGTGCTCGGGCTGCACGCCGAAGTCAACGCCATGGGAATCCTCGACGTGGCCCTGCCGGGCGGCAGCCACGTGATCCTCTACCCCAAGGACGACCACGTGCCCGCGGCGTTCACGGTGCTCAACCTCGAGGTCGACGACATCGACGTCGCGGTCGGCGAGCTGGCGGAAAACGGCGTCTCGCTCGAGAACTACGGCGGCTACGCCGACGAGAAGGGCGTGATGCGCGGCAAGGCGAAGGGGATGGGGCCCGACATCGCGTGGTTCCTCGACCCGTCGGGCAACATCCTGTCGGTGCTGTCCAGCTGACTCGGGCGGCCCGGCACACTCGGGCTGTCGAGCTTAATCCTGCTCACCGCGCAGTTCGTTACTCTTGTCGGCGTGAGCGACGACCGGCAGAGCGACGACGGGCAGAGCGAAGAGCGAGCGACCGCGCCGGTGACCTCGATGTCGCTGCGCGCCGAGCGGCTTCGCCTGAGGATGGCGAAGGCGGCGGGGGCGAAGGTCGATGCGTCGCATCCTGGTCTCTCGAAGGCTCCGGTGGCCCGCGACCCCGAGCTCACCAACCGCTATGCCGTCTGGGCCCTCGTCGCCGGCATCGTGGCGCTGTTTCTCAGCACGTTCTACATCGCGAGCGTCGCGGCGTTCGTGCTGTGCTTCTTCGCGTGGCGGCGCGCGGGCGAGCTGCGGCAGCGTGGCAAGCAGCCGTGGGGTCGGCGGCGCACCATCTGGGCCTTCTGGTTCGCGGTCTTCGGCGTCGCGCAGTACAGCTACGGGCTGTTCATCGTGCCGCTCTTCCACCGCTGACCTGGTCGTCGCCGCGACGCCCTCGCGTTCGCTCGACTCCGGCGACACACGTCGTTCGCGACGCCTCGAACGTGGCAAGCTCGACACGTGACCATCCACGGACCCGCCGACGGCTGGGTCGCCCTGCCCGACGGCCGCAAGTTCTGGGGCAAGGCCGGGGCCGCAGGTTTGCTGGTCGTCGACGCCTCGTCGCGCATCCTGCTGCAGCACCGCGTCGAGTGGAGCCACTTCGGCGGCACCTGGGGCATCCCCGGCGGGGCCCGCCAGTTCGACGAGTCCGCCGTCGAGGGCGCCCTCCGCGAGAGCGCCGAAGAGGCGGCTGTGCCCCGCGACGCGCTGCGCCTGCTCTTCACCTCGGTGGTCGACCTCGGCGTCTGGTCGTACACCACCGTCGTCGCGCGTGCGACGACGCCGTTCGAGCCCGTGATCTCCGACCGCGAGAGCGAGGCGCTCGAATGGGTGCTCGTCGACGGGGTCGACGAGCTGCCCCTGCACCCGGGCTTCGCGTCGTCGTGGGCGAAGCTGCGGCCTCTCATCGGGCAGCCTCTGCACCTCGTGGTCGACTCGGCCAATGTGGTCGGCTCCCGCCCCGACGGCTGGTGGCGCGACCGGGCCGGCGCCACCGACCGCCTCCGAAGCGGCCTCGAGGCTCTGGCGCTCGCCGGGGTCCCGGCTGCAGCCGTCGCGGCCGATCCCGACGCGGGGCTCGACACGTGGTGGCCTGAGATCAGCCTCGTGGTCGAGGGCCGGGCGACGGGCGCGCAAGATCCTGATGCCTTCTCTCGAGTCCGCCTGGTGCGTGCCGCGGCGGACGGCGACTCGGCCGTCGTCGACGAGGTCGTCTCGCTCGTCGGGTCGGCCCGCGTCGTCGTGGTGACCGCCGACCGTGAGCTGAGGTCGCGCGTCGAGGCCGCCGGTGCCGCCACCATCGGCCCGGCCGCCCTCCTCGACCTCCTGCCCTAGCCCGGCCCGCTCGGGCACGCAGAACGGCCGCCCTCCCGAAGGAGAGCGGCCGTTCGACGAGCGGGTCGCAGGATGCTACGCGGCCGGGCCCGACCCGAGGGTGACGGTCACCGTGTGGCTGGCCCCCGCGGTGTCGGTGTACGTGACGGTGACGCTGTCGCCGACCTTGTGCGACGTGATCGCGTCGGTGAGCGAGGTGGAGTCGGTGACCGCCGTGCCGGCGACCGCCGTGATGGTGTCGCCGGCGACGAGGCCCGCCTTGGCGGCCGCGCTGCCGGTGACCGTGCCGGCGATGGTGACGCCTGCCCCGGTCGTGCCGGTGCCGCTGCCTGTGCCGGTGCCGTCGCCCGTGTTCGTGCTCGAGATCTGGGCGCCGAGGAAGGCGGGCAGGCCGATCGTGATGTACTGGCTCGACTTGCCGGCGAGGATGTTGTCAGCGACGGTGAGCGCGTTCTTGATCGGGATGGCGTAGCCGGTCACGTCGGTCGTGCCCGACGAGGCCGCGGTGACGATGCCGATCACCTGGCCGTTCGCGTTGCGGAGGGGACCGCCGGAGTCGCCCGAGACGACGTCGGCCGAGATCTCGATGAGGCTCGACAGCGACTCGGTGCCCGAGCCGGACTCGCTCTGCACGGTGATCGACTGGTTCGTCGCCGCGACGGTGCCTTTGGCGGTCACCAGGCTGCCCGTGCCCTCCGCGTTGCCCGTGGAGTGGATGGCGTCGCCTGTCGTGACGGTGGCGTTCTTGCCGAACGACACCGGCGTGAGACCGGAGGCCCCCTCGAGCTTGAGCACGGCGACGTCGTGCGTCGCGTCGGTGCCGACCACGTTGGCCGTGTAGGTCTGACCCGTCGACACGACGGTGACCTGGATGCTGGTCGCACCCTGCACCACGTGGTTGTTGGTCAGGATCTCGCCGCTCGCGGTCATGATCATGCCCGTGCCGGCCGACTTCGACGACTCGTCGTAGTCGAGGGTCGACACGATCGTGACGAGGCCCTGCTTCTCGGTGGCGGTCGCTGCGGTGGCGTCGCTCGGCGCCGTGCCGCTGCCCTGCGACGAGGAGCCGCCGGAGGACGAGCCGCCCTGGGCGCCGCCGAAGGGGGAGTTGTAGTCGTTGCCGCTCGAGCCCGACGACCCGCTCGACCCGTTGGGGATCTGCAGAGTCTGGTTCTGACCGGCGGCGCTGGCCGCGTTCTCGCCCGTCTGGTGGCCGAGCGCGTACGCCCCACCGCCCGCGGCGCCGGCGATTATGACGCCCGCCGCTGCGATGCCCGCGATGGTCATCCAGCGCTTCGGGCGGCGCTTCGGCTGCGCGAAGGCGGGCGGCACCTGGCCGTAGCCGTAGGGCGGCTGGCCGCCGGCGTAGGGGTACTGGCCGTAGCCGTTCTGGCCGTAGCCGGGCGCCTGCTGGCCGTAGTAGCCGGCCTGCTGTGCGTACTGACGCTGGTCGTACGTCGGCTGGCCCGCGACCTGCTGGCCGTAGGCCGGCTGGCCCGCAGCCTGCTGCGCGGCGGCGGCCTGAGCGGCAGCGACCTGTTGAGCCGCTGCCTGCTGTGCTGCGGCGGCAGCCGCCGGGTCGTAGGCCTGGTAGGTGTCGTCGGCCGCGTTCACGTAGTGCGCGGGCGTGGGGCCCGTGCGGTGGGGGAGCGTGTGCGCCGTCGGAAGCTCGGTGGTCGGCTGCTCGTCCTGGTTGCGGCCGTCGGAGGCCGCCCGGATCTCGCCTGTGCCGTAGGCCTTGGTGTCGTCGGAGGCGCCGTCGCTCGACGAAGTCGCAGCGTCGGAGTTCGTCGCCGCAGAGGTGGGCGTCGTGCGCTCCTCGGCCGAGCCGTCGTGCTCGGGGGTGGCGGCGGCACCGTCAGTGTTGCTGCTGTCGTTCATGATTGCCTTCCTGGGGCTGCTTGGTGACTGAGACCATCCAAAGCGGCTTCCCATGGAAATCCCTATGACGACTCTGAGCGGCTGTGGTGAAGTCGACAATAAGCGCCTTGGCATGACGGGGGCAGGATGCGATGGCCCCCGACCGGGGGACGCGACCGGTCTCGAGACCCGAGAGTGAGGATCCTGCACCTTCGGGACGACGAAATCCGTCCTCGAGGACGGTAACGATTCCGCTACGCTTGGGGCCACAGGAGGTCCACGATGGCAGAGCCAGCCACCCCATCGAACGGCGCAGACGATGCCCGTCACGAGGTCGACACGACCCTCAGCTTCAACGAGGAGTTCCAGGCCCAGCTCGCCGCTCTCGAAGGCGGCGTGTCCAACGACGAGCGCGAGGCCGTCTCCGCACTCCCCTCCGGTTCGGCGCTGCTCGTCGTGCGCCGTGGGCCGAACATCGGTGCCCGATTCCTCCTCGACGCCGACGTGACCGTCGCGGGTCGCCACCCAGACGCGGGCATCTTCCTCGACGACGTCACCGTCAGCCGCAAACACGCCGAGTTCCGCCGGCACGGCACGACGTTCAGTGTCAAAGACCTCGGTTCGCTCAACGGCACCTACTTCGACGGTGTGCGCATCGACGAAGCCCTTCTCAGCGATGGCGCCGAGGTTCAGGTGGGCAAGTTCCGTCTCACCTTCTATGCGTCACGAGTCGATCTCGCGAACCTGGCGATCAAGTAGTGCCGCGCGCACTGGCCCGGGCTGAACATGTCCCGGGTTCCTCCGATCTGCTGACCATCGGGCAGGTGCTCGCTCGGCTGAAGCCCGAGTTCCCCGATCTGTCGAACTCCAAGCTGCGGTTCCTCGAAGAGCGCCAGCTCGTGACTCCCGTTCGCACCGAGTCGGGCTACCGCAAGTTCTCGCCCGCCGACGTCGAGCGACTCCGCTTCATCCTGGGTCTCCAGCGCGACCACTACCTGCCGCTCAAGGTGATCCGTCAGCACCTCGACGATCTCGACGCCGGGCGCCCCTCGACGCTTCCGACCGGCGCGGCCCCCACCTCGATGCTGACCGGGGCCCGCCGCTTCAACCGCGACGAGCTGCTCGCCGAATCGGGCGCGAGCGCGCCACTTCTCGACGACGCCATCGGCTCGTCGCTGGTTCCCGCCGCCGAACTCTACGGCGACGAGTCTCTCAAGGTGCTGATGGCGCTCGTCGAGCTCAAGAAGACCGGTATCGAGCCCCGTCACCTCCGCACCCTCCGGGCTGCCGCCGAGCGTGAGTTGGGCCTCATCGAGAACGCCGTCGCCCCCGTCGTTCGTCGCCGCGACGCCGCGGGTCGCGCCCGTGCCGCCGAGTTGGCGCGCGAGGTCGCCGAGCAGCTCGAGGTCGTGCGCGCGAGCCTCATCCGCTCGGCCCTCGGCCGGCTCGACGCATCCCGGTGAGGCCGTGCGGCTCTCCCGCGACCTCGCGTTGGACGACCC
This window encodes:
- a CDS encoding NUDIX domain-containing protein is translated as MTIHGPADGWVALPDGRKFWGKAGAAGLLVVDASSRILLQHRVEWSHFGGTWGIPGGARQFDESAVEGALRESAEEAAVPRDALRLLFTSVVDLGVWSYTTVVARATTPFEPVISDRESEALEWVLVDGVDELPLHPGFASSWAKLRPLIGQPLHLVVDSANVVGSRPDGWWRDRAGATDRLRSGLEALALAGVPAAAVAADPDAGLDTWWPEISLVVEGRATGAQDPDAFSRVRLVRAAADGDSAVVDEVVSLVGSARVVVVTADRELRSRVEAAGAATIGPAALLDLLP
- a CDS encoding VOC family protein, giving the protein MLTTGHAFSGFSVRDVEASKEFYEGVLGLHAEVNAMGILDVALPGGSHVILYPKDDHVPAAFTVLNLEVDDIDVAVGELAENGVSLENYGGYADEKGVMRGKAKGMGPDIAWFLDPSGNILSVLSS
- a CDS encoding trypsin-like peptidase domain-containing protein, whose protein sequence is MNDSSNTDGAAATPEHDGSAEERTTPTSAATNSDAATSSSDGASDDTKAYGTGEIRAASDGRNQDEQPTTELPTAHTLPHRTGPTPAHYVNAADDTYQAYDPAAAAAAQQAAAQQVAAAQAAAAQQAAGQPAYGQQVAGQPTYDQRQYAQQAGYYGQQAPGYGQNGYGQYPYAGGQPPYGYGQVPPAFAQPKRRPKRWMTIAGIAAAGVIIAGAAGGGAYALGHQTGENAASAAGQNQTLQIPNGSSGSSGSSGNDYNSPFGGAQGGSSSGGSSSQGSGTAPSDATAATATEKQGLVTIVSTLDYDESSKSAGTGMIMTASGEILTNNHVVQGATSIQVTVVSTGQTYTANVVGTDATHDVAVLKLEGASGLTPVSFGKNATVTTGDAIHSTGNAEGTGSLVTAKGTVAATNQSITVQSESGSGTESLSSLIEISADVVSGDSGGPLRNANGQVIGIVTAASSGTTDVTGYAIPIKNALTVADNILAGKSSQYITIGLPAFLGAQISSTNTGDGTGTGSGTGTTGAGVTIAGTVTGSAAAKAGLVAGDTITAVAGTAVTDSTSLTDAITSHKVGDSVTVTYTDTAGASHTVTVTLGSGPAA
- a CDS encoding MerR family transcriptional regulator; translation: MPRALARAEHVPGSSDLLTIGQVLARLKPEFPDLSNSKLRFLEERQLVTPVRTESGYRKFSPADVERLRFILGLQRDHYLPLKVIRQHLDDLDAGRPSTLPTGAAPTSMLTGARRFNRDELLAESGASAPLLDDAIGSSLVPAAELYGDESLKVLMALVELKKTGIEPRHLRTLRAAAERELGLIENAVAPVVRRRDAAGRARAAELAREVAEQLEVVRASLIRSALGRLDASR
- a CDS encoding FHA domain-containing protein — its product is MAEPATPSNGADDARHEVDTTLSFNEEFQAQLAALEGGVSNDEREAVSALPSGSALLVVRRGPNIGARFLLDADVTVAGRHPDAGIFLDDVTVSRKHAEFRRHGTTFSVKDLGSLNGTYFDGVRIDEALLSDGAEVQVGKFRLTFYASRVDLANLAIK
- a CDS encoding J domain-containing protein is translated as MSDSPLAATPYEILGVSATASHDELRRAYRRLARETHPDLGGTPERFRQVQLAWERIGTPADRSRYDGGARSQASGSSASGSADRAASGHAWAPTPPRARPESKPRARAYGHPGGQERVLFLDLIREWVGRGEEVDDLYEPSLVRSAPPEIRRILAKAVAEESTVKIVSELGIAYTIWSNVASGREPELDHIVLGPAGLYAINSEDWGAPVRLVKGEVVGEGLRDGEQPARTLARSARAFQKISRVPFTAELMVVPDDALDEAVVPIGRGHRNSAFVVRRSVLAHVLRGGLNGGGQTASVDVFEIRARIQQTASFV